A single genomic interval of Methanocorpusculum sp. harbors:
- the nifD gene encoding nitrogenase molybdenum-iron protein alpha chain, giving the protein MAITEEKLGEVLGVYPEKVLVNRRRHIVLKEPDTETAQQIEANTRTLPGIITNRGCAFAGCKGVVVGPIKDMVHIVHGPVGCAFYTWGTRRNKAKAGDDGKNYVNYCFTTDMQESDVVFGGEKKLAKLIDEAVAIFHPNAISIAATCPVGLIGDDIGAVARAAEERHGIQVLAFQCEGYKGVSQSAGHHIANNMLMDKVIGNSDVETCDEPYAVNLLGEYNIGGDGWEIARILKDIGYHVVCVMTGDGSYEDMKLAHTADLNLVQCHRSINYIAEMLEIKYGTPWLKVNFIGIKSTCDSLRAMAAYFGNKDLMQKTEEIIARELARIQPVIDQYRKVCEGKTAFCFVGGSRGHHYQGLFSEIGIETVLAGYEFAHRDDYEGRLVIPTIKKDADSKNIPDLHVEADPKRFRIKIAPERLAKLKEKFPFNEYKGLIVDMKEGTIVVDDLNHFETEEFIKILHPDIVSSGIKDKYVIQKMGIPSKQLHSYDYSGPYSGFNGAVIFARDISMSFASPTWNYIVPPWKNQPFLNATINGGDQ; this is encoded by the coding sequence ATGGCGATAACGGAAGAGAAGTTAGGAGAGGTACTCGGTGTATACCCCGAGAAAGTACTGGTCAACCGCAGACGTCATATTGTGCTGAAGGAACCGGATACCGAGACCGCACAGCAGATAGAAGCAAACACCCGGACACTGCCGGGAATCATCACAAACCGCGGCTGCGCTTTTGCTGGATGCAAAGGCGTGGTGGTCGGCCCTATCAAGGACATGGTTCACATCGTTCACGGGCCGGTAGGCTGCGCCTTCTATACTTGGGGCACACGCAGAAACAAGGCAAAGGCTGGAGATGACGGCAAAAACTATGTCAACTATTGTTTCACTACCGACATGCAGGAGTCCGACGTCGTCTTCGGCGGAGAAAAAAAGCTCGCCAAACTCATTGATGAGGCGGTTGCGATTTTTCATCCGAACGCAATCTCCATTGCAGCAACCTGTCCGGTTGGTTTGATTGGTGATGATATCGGAGCGGTCGCCCGTGCTGCAGAAGAGCGTCACGGCATTCAGGTACTTGCTTTCCAATGTGAGGGATATAAGGGCGTCAGCCAGTCCGCAGGTCACCATATTGCCAACAACATGCTGATGGACAAAGTCATCGGCAACAGCGATGTGGAGACATGCGATGAACCGTATGCGGTCAATCTGCTCGGTGAATACAACATCGGCGGCGACGGCTGGGAAATTGCCCGTATTCTCAAAGACATCGGATATCACGTGGTCTGTGTGATGACTGGTGACGGATCTTACGAAGATATGAAGCTCGCCCACACCGCTGACCTCAACCTCGTGCAGTGTCACCGTTCGATCAACTACATCGCAGAAATGCTGGAGATCAAATACGGCACGCCATGGTTGAAGGTCAACTTCATTGGCATCAAGTCCACCTGCGATTCACTGCGTGCGATGGCCGCCTACTTCGGTAACAAGGATCTCATGCAGAAGACCGAAGAGATCATCGCCCGTGAACTGGCAAGGATCCAGCCGGTTATCGATCAGTACAGGAAAGTCTGCGAAGGCAAGACCGCGTTCTGTTTCGTAGGAGGCTCGCGAGGTCACCACTATCAGGGTCTTTTCTCTGAGATCGGTATCGAGACGGTTCTTGCGGGATACGAGTTCGCCCATCGTGACGACTACGAGGGAAGACTGGTAATCCCCACGATCAAAAAGGATGCTGATTCCAAGAATATCCCCGATCTGCACGTTGAGGCTGACCCCAAACGTTTCAGAATCAAGATTGCTCCTGAACGTCTCGCCAAACTCAAGGAAAAGTTCCCGTTTAACGAGTACAAGGGACTGATCGTCGACATGAAGGAAGGAACCATCGTTGTGGACGATCTCAACCACTTCGAGACCGAGGAGTTTATCAAAATCCTGCATCCTGACATCGTGTCCTCGGGAATCAAGGACAAGTATGTAATTCAGAAGATGGGAATCCCATCCAAACAGCTGCACTCCTACGATTACAGCGGCCCATACTCCGGGTTCAACGGGGCGGTAATCTTCGCACGCGACATCAGCATGTCCTTTGCATCACCGACCTGGAACTATATTGTTCCGCCATGGAAGAATCAGCCGTTCTTAAACGCCACGATCAACGGAGGTGACCAGTAA
- the nifK gene encoding nitrogenase molybdenum-iron protein subunit beta codes for MLEYTPKEMIKRDSGGMINPAKTCQPVGAMYAALGIHSCLPHSHGSQGCCSFHRMHLTRHFRDPIMASTSSFTEGASVFGGGANLKTSIKNVFAIYNPDVIAIHTTCLSETIGDDIPTAIRQSEIPEGKVVFHANTPSYQGSHITGFSNMTNAMVTYFSETKLADGKKEKFVNIIPGFVNPADMREIKRLTEEMGIKYIMFPDTSGVVDSPMTGKFEMYPSGGTTIPELKKTGDAKFTISLGRFASQMAAESLEKKCKIPFVSLKEPIGIKATDEFLMALRGAFATEIPESLECERGQLVDVMTDTHFHFHGKKVAIFGDPDVVTAMTEFCLSLGMLPVHVLTGTPGGALGSGLGGFEQEVKAMLNEAGVCGNVKAAGDLFTLHQWIKNEPVDLLIGNTYGKYIARAEDIPFVRFGFPILDRAIHPYMPVTGYRGALRLIEQISDALLDRCDRDAADEDFELVM; via the coding sequence ATGCTTGAATACACACCCAAAGAGATGATCAAACGCGACAGCGGCGGCATGATCAATCCGGCTAAGACCTGCCAGCCGGTCGGCGCAATGTATGCGGCTCTCGGCATTCACAGTTGTCTGCCGCACAGTCATGGTTCACAGGGCTGTTGTTCGTTTCACCGGATGCACTTAACGCGGCATTTCCGTGATCCGATCATGGCCTCGACCAGTTCATTTACTGAAGGAGCTTCGGTCTTCGGCGGCGGCGCAAACCTCAAGACATCCATCAAGAACGTGTTTGCCATCTACAACCCGGATGTGATTGCCATTCACACCACGTGTCTTTCGGAAACGATCGGCGACGACATTCCGACAGCCATCCGCCAGTCGGAGATTCCCGAGGGAAAAGTGGTGTTCCATGCAAACACGCCGAGTTATCAGGGATCCCACATTACGGGATTTTCCAACATGACCAATGCGATGGTGACCTACTTCTCAGAGACGAAGCTTGCCGATGGGAAGAAAGAGAAGTTCGTAAACATCATCCCGGGTTTTGTCAACCCGGCGGACATGCGGGAAATCAAACGCCTGACCGAGGAGATGGGTATCAAATACATCATGTTCCCGGACACCTCAGGTGTTGTTGACTCACCAATGACTGGTAAGTTCGAGATGTATCCTTCCGGAGGAACGACGATTCCGGAGTTGAAGAAGACCGGAGATGCGAAATTCACGATCTCACTCGGTAGGTTTGCTTCACAGATGGCGGCAGAAAGTCTTGAAAAGAAGTGCAAGATCCCATTTGTGAGTCTAAAGGAGCCGATCGGCATCAAGGCAACAGATGAGTTCCTGATGGCTCTTCGTGGAGCATTCGCAACCGAGATTCCTGAAAGTCTTGAGTGCGAACGCGGTCAGCTGGTTGATGTGATGACCGACACCCACTTCCATTTCCATGGAAAGAAGGTGGCAATTTTTGGTGATCCGGACGTTGTAACCGCGATGACCGAGTTCTGCCTGAGTCTTGGCATGTTGCCGGTTCACGTGCTGACCGGAACGCCGGGCGGCGCTCTCGGCAGCGGTCTCGGCGGTTTTGAACAGGAAGTCAAGGCAATGCTTAATGAGGCAGGAGTTTGCGGAAACGTGAAGGCAGCAGGTGATTTGTTCACGCTTCACCAGTGGATCAAGAACGAGCCGGTTGATCTCTTAATCGGCAACACCTACGGTAAGTACATCGCCCGGGCGGAAGACATTCCATTCGTGCGGTTCGGGTTCCCGATTCTTGACCGTGCGATTCACCCGTACATGCCGGTTACCGGCTACCGCGGTGCACTCCGTTTGATCGAACAGATCAGCGATGCACTGCTTGACCGGTGCGATCGGGATGCAGCCGACGAAGACTTTGAACTGGTAATGTAA
- a CDS encoding P-II family nitrogen regulator, translating to MKEILAFVRMNKTNATKRALLNAKAAGFIAMKVEGRGKLVTDRESLTGLKNDLMAKGQFDDIDDMQEVETLVEGFLDDSRMFARRMFQVVCEDDEVEKIVKAIIDVNKTSYKMGDGKIFVLPLEDAVRVRTGETGSAAL from the coding sequence ATGAAAGAGATCTTAGCCTTTGTCCGGATGAACAAAACCAATGCAACCAAACGCGCTCTCCTCAATGCAAAAGCAGCAGGTTTCATTGCTATGAAGGTGGAAGGTCGCGGCAAACTGGTCACTGATCGCGAAAGTCTTACAGGCCTGAAAAACGATCTCATGGCAAAAGGACAGTTCGACGACATCGACGACATGCAGGAGGTCGAGACCCTGGTCGAGGGATTCCTTGACGACTCCCGCATGTTTGCCCGCAGAATGTTCCAGGTCGTCTGTGAAGACGACGAAGTTGAAAAAATTGTCAAAGCAATCATCGACGTGAACAAAACCAGCTACAAAATGGGTGACGGAAAGATTTTCGTCCTGCCGCTCGAAGACGCTGTCCGCGTGCGGACAGGAGAAACCGGATCTGCAGCACTCTGA
- a CDS encoding nitrogenase component 1 — MEISDVPVQQGTQSRSIAENPCNMCMPMGGIIALKGIEGAMVILHGSQGCSTYMRRHIAEHFDEPVDVGSSSLNEKGTIYGGSDQLKTAIDNIRKAYDPAVIGVLTTCLAETTGEDVHRIVEEYCRERGVSRSMFITAPTPGYGGSHGDGYWYTLRCVVEQLVLPLEQATPHEGVNIIVPITFSPADVREMKRTLSAMDIPYTIFPDISETMDRPYGATYTKMSSGGTPVAVLHNMGGAKATIEFGSPGDERKFPGKYLEEKFGVPYYRIASPIGLVQTDEFFSLLKKITGKSMAHETAAERGRLMDAMIDGHKHAFSGRCTLFGDADLTYALAGFTTEIGMYPRVIASDSRNRHWKEAVSAITADIGEPVTIFSDTDFGTVRRESEIGGSNIAIGHSDGKYLEEHSGIPLVRLGFPIHDRIGGQRICSTLYAGTNRLLDTCVNTLLERKFSTYRKRMYDQYFPQIER, encoded by the coding sequence GTGGAGATCTCTGACGTTCCCGTTCAGCAGGGAACCCAATCCCGTTCAATCGCAGAAAACCCCTGCAATATGTGCATGCCGATGGGAGGAATCATTGCCCTGAAAGGAATCGAAGGAGCAATGGTTATCCTGCATGGGTCACAGGGCTGCAGTACGTATATGCGCCGTCACATCGCTGAACACTTTGACGAACCTGTGGATGTTGGCTCCTCCTCGCTAAATGAGAAGGGTACTATCTACGGCGGATCGGATCAGTTGAAGACCGCGATCGACAATATCCGCAAAGCCTACGACCCCGCAGTCATCGGTGTTCTGACCACCTGTCTTGCCGAAACAACCGGCGAGGACGTTCACCGGATTGTGGAAGAGTACTGTCGTGAACGCGGGGTTTCGAGGTCGATGTTCATCACGGCACCAACTCCCGGTTACGGAGGGAGTCATGGAGATGGTTACTGGTACACCCTCCGCTGCGTAGTTGAGCAGCTTGTCCTGCCGTTGGAGCAGGCGACACCTCATGAAGGAGTGAACATCATCGTCCCGATCACGTTTTCTCCTGCTGATGTCCGGGAGATGAAAAGAACTCTCAGTGCAATGGATATACCCTACACCATCTTTCCTGATATCAGCGAAACGATGGATCGTCCGTATGGTGCCACCTACACCAAAATGTCATCAGGCGGAACACCAGTTGCGGTGCTCCACAATATGGGCGGAGCAAAGGCCACAATTGAGTTCGGCTCCCCGGGAGACGAACGAAAGTTCCCGGGAAAATATCTGGAGGAAAAGTTCGGTGTTCCCTACTACCGCATTGCATCGCCCATCGGACTTGTGCAAACGGATGAGTTTTTTTCCCTGCTGAAAAAGATCACCGGTAAATCCATGGCACACGAGACGGCTGCCGAACGCGGACGGCTGATGGATGCCATGATCGACGGCCACAAACATGCATTTTCCGGCCGGTGCACGCTGTTCGGCGATGCGGACTTAACGTATGCACTCGCTGGATTTACCACAGAAATTGGTATGTATCCAAGAGTTATTGCCTCCGACAGTCGGAACAGACACTGGAAAGAAGCCGTTTCTGCGATTACCGCAGATATAGGTGAACCGGTAACAATCTTCAGTGATACTGATTTTGGTACAGTTCGCCGAGAAAGCGAGATCGGTGGATCGAACATCGCGATCGGTCACTCTGACGGGAAGTATCTGGAAGAGCATTCGGGCATCCCCCTCGTCCGTCTGGGCTTTCCGATACATGACCGTATCGGCGGCCAGCGTATCTGTTCCACGCTGTATGCGGGAACAAACCGGCTACTGGATACCTGCGTGAACACGCTCCTTGAACGAAAGTTCAGCACGTACCGGAAAAGAATGTATGATCAGTATTTTCCACAAATCGAGAGGTAA
- the nifE gene encoding nitrogenase iron-molybdenum cofactor biosynthesis protein NifE has product MEDVVLLKGREQFVRQKGERHQTLPISCGAESVAGCVSQRACVYCGARVVLNPVADALHLVHGPIGCASYTWDIRGSLNSGKSLYREGFSTDLREKDIIFGGETKLAAALDELIPKYQPPVVFVYSTCVVGIIGDDLDAVCKAAAEKYGVPVLPVQSSGFVGTKSIGYQTACDVLFKLIEPPTTKLLLRRRPVINYLGDFNLAGEAWIIRSYLKKIGIDVNVVFTGDSRYEEIRRAANAELNIIQCAGSMFYLAQKLEEAYHIPFMQVSFLGVEDTADSLRKIARFTNDPGIIRRTEEVIAAELRRVMPDISGYRTALSGKKAAVYVGGGFKAISLIRQFREIGMEVVMVGTQTGRREDYEIIGDIANDGTIILDDANPAELERFMLTQGADLLVGGVKERPLAYKLGIAFVDHNHDRKHPLAGFEGAVNFAHEVYTTICSPVWNAVKGGVVRGDL; this is encoded by the coding sequence ATGGAGGATGTAGTACTACTCAAAGGACGGGAACAATTTGTCCGCCAGAAAGGGGAGCGTCATCAGACGCTCCCCATCAGTTGCGGGGCGGAAAGTGTTGCCGGCTGCGTCAGCCAGCGTGCCTGCGTATATTGTGGGGCACGTGTGGTCCTGAACCCGGTTGCTGATGCTCTTCACCTCGTACACGGCCCGATCGGATGCGCCAGTTATACCTGGGACATCCGGGGGAGTCTGAACAGTGGAAAATCCCTCTACCGTGAGGGATTTTCCACGGACCTGCGGGAGAAGGACATCATTTTCGGCGGCGAGACCAAACTTGCCGCGGCCCTTGATGAACTGATTCCAAAGTATCAGCCGCCTGTCGTGTTTGTCTACTCGACCTGTGTGGTAGGCATCATCGGCGATGATCTGGACGCGGTCTGTAAAGCAGCCGCTGAAAAGTACGGCGTACCCGTGCTGCCGGTGCAGTCCAGCGGATTTGTGGGGACTAAATCGATTGGCTATCAGACGGCATGCGACGTGCTGTTCAAACTGATTGAACCGCCGACAACGAAGCTGCTGCTTCGCAGACGCCCGGTGATCAACTATCTCGGCGACTTCAACCTCGCCGGAGAAGCCTGGATAATCCGCAGCTATCTTAAGAAGATCGGAATTGACGTGAACGTGGTCTTCACCGGAGACTCAAGGTATGAAGAGATCCGCCGCGCCGCAAACGCTGAATTGAACATCATTCAGTGCGCAGGATCCATGTTCTACCTTGCCCAAAAACTGGAGGAAGCCTATCATATTCCCTTCATGCAGGTTTCCTTCCTCGGCGTGGAAGATACTGCAGACTCGCTTCGAAAGATTGCCCGGTTCACTAATGATCCGGGAATTATCCGAAGAACAGAAGAAGTGATTGCAGCAGAGCTGCGTCGTGTGATGCCGGATATCTCCGGATACCGCACCGCACTTTCTGGAAAGAAGGCTGCAGTGTATGTGGGAGGCGGGTTTAAGGCAATTTCGCTGATCCGCCAGTTCCGGGAGATCGGTATGGAAGTAGTGATGGTCGGAACGCAGACCGGCCGCCGCGAGGACTACGAGATCATTGGCGACATTGCCAATGACGGCACGATCATTCTCGATGATGCAAACCCTGCGGAGCTGGAAAGATTCATGCTGACACAGGGGGCGGATCTGCTGGTGGGCGGTGTAAAAGAGCGACCGCTTGCCTACAAACTTGGCATTGCATTTGTGGATCACAATCATGACCGGAAACATCCGCTCGCAGGCTTTGAAGGTGCGGTAAATTTCGCCCATGAAGTGTACACGACGATATGTTCACCGGTTTGGAACGCAGTCAAAGGAGGTGTAGTCCGTGGAGATCTCTGA
- a CDS encoding P-II family nitrogen regulator, giving the protein MYLVKAIVRPEKKDEILYELAGAGFHAATVVEVVGRGKQKGINLGGIVYDEIPKVMILIAIREEDKRDVIDVILRYAKTGEKGAYGDGKIFISAIDEIYTVSSGKPGL; this is encoded by the coding sequence ATGTATCTCGTTAAAGCAATTGTTCGTCCGGAAAAGAAGGATGAAATCCTCTATGAACTTGCAGGAGCAGGATTTCACGCGGCAACCGTTGTTGAAGTCGTCGGCCGCGGAAAGCAGAAAGGCATCAACCTCGGAGGAATCGTCTATGACGAGATTCCGAAGGTCATGATCCTAATTGCAATCCGCGAAGAGGACAAACGCGACGTTATCGATGTCATCCTCCGTTACGCAAAGACCGGCGAGAAGGGAGCGTACGGTGATGGAAAGATCTTCATCAGTGCAATCGACGAAATCTACACCGTGTCCTCGGGCAAGCCGGGACTCTGA
- the aksA gene encoding homoaconitate hydratase (in Methanococcus jannaschii this protein catalyzes the condensation of alpha-ketoglutarate and acetyl-CoA to form trans-homoaconitate; functions in alphaketosuberate synthesis which is a precursor in coenzyme B and biotin synthesis), giving the protein MEICDVTLRDGEQAPGVVFSSEEKQEIAGLLDEAGVNCIEAGFPAVSTGELASVRAVASLGLDAKISCLCRAAAADVDAALDADVSMVNIFLGVSDLHMWCKFHEPREKVVASAMDVVEYAKDHGLFVRFAAEDASRTSMNDLLVVYTACENSRADMIGFSDTTGCLIPTEIAAAVENITHSSRLPLSVHCHNDLGCAVANTITAASAGAFQLHTCVNGIGERAGNAALDEVLVILRCKGGVDQYDLSLMPKLSSVVAEASGIQISKSKPLTGEYAFSHESGIHVAAMLEDPVTYEYVPPELLGRQRQFLIGKHSGRKALEYVLREMGITANDEQITRILEEIKARSEKKCSITFPALRELIEKLQK; this is encoded by the coding sequence GTGGAAATATGTGATGTAACACTGCGGGACGGAGAACAGGCACCGGGAGTGGTGTTTTCTTCTGAGGAGAAACAGGAGATCGCCGGACTTTTGGACGAGGCAGGTGTCAACTGCATTGAAGCGGGTTTCCCTGCGGTTTCGACCGGCGAACTGGCTTCCGTTCGTGCTGTTGCATCCCTTGGACTTGATGCAAAGATCTCCTGTCTCTGCAGAGCAGCTGCCGCTGATGTGGACGCGGCACTTGATGCGGATGTTTCGATGGTAAACATCTTTCTCGGCGTCTCGGATCTGCATATGTGGTGCAAGTTCCATGAGCCGCGTGAGAAAGTGGTTGCATCCGCGATGGATGTGGTCGAGTATGCAAAGGATCACGGGTTATTCGTGCGATTCGCAGCAGAGGATGCATCCCGCACCTCAATGAATGATCTCCTGGTGGTGTATACGGCGTGCGAAAACAGCCGTGCGGATATGATCGGATTTTCAGATACAACCGGTTGTCTCATCCCGACCGAAATTGCGGCAGCTGTTGAAAATATTACGCATTCCTCGCGGCTGCCGCTGAGCGTTCACTGCCATAACGATCTCGGGTGTGCAGTTGCAAACACAATCACTGCAGCCTCTGCCGGAGCATTCCAGCTGCACACCTGTGTGAACGGAATTGGGGAACGTGCCGGCAATGCGGCGCTTGATGAGGTCCTGGTAATTCTCCGGTGCAAAGGAGGAGTTGACCAGTATGATCTCTCCCTGATGCCAAAACTTTCCTCGGTTGTTGCCGAGGCGTCGGGGATTCAGATCAGCAAAAGTAAACCGCTGACCGGAGAGTATGCGTTTTCGCATGAAAGCGGGATCCACGTCGCGGCAATGCTGGAGGATCCAGTTACGTATGAATATGTGCCTCCGGAACTTCTTGGCCGTCAACGGCAGTTTCTGATCGGCAAACACAGCGGAAGAAAAGCGCTCGAGTATGTCCTTCGTGAGATGGGAATTACGGCAAACGATGAGCAGATTACCAGAATTCTTGAAGAGATCAAAGCCCGGAGCGAAAAAAAATGCTCGATCACGTTTCCGGCACTGCGGGAACTGATTGAGAAACTGCAGAAATAA
- a CDS encoding GNAT family N-acetyltransferase: MQISLRTWEERDAPSLAFFANEPLIAKNLRAGFPSPYGLDDAKAYIAFCHQPDLSENLYLAITDDDTAVGSIGVFCRGERKAELGYWLGKPYWGKGIMTKMVTEICDLAFRTFPIDEIFAEPYEWNAASQRVLEKAGFVYAGAKGKSRVYTLAKVRA; this comes from the coding sequence TTGCAGATCAGTTTACGAACCTGGGAAGAGCGTGATGCTCCTTCCCTTGCTTTTTTTGCGAATGAACCTTTAATTGCAAAGAATCTGCGGGCAGGGTTTCCTTCGCCGTATGGTCTTGACGATGCGAAAGCCTATATCGCGTTTTGCCATCAGCCGGACTTATCGGAAAATCTCTACCTCGCGATAACCGATGACGATACGGCAGTCGGCAGTATCGGTGTGTTCTGCCGGGGCGAAAGAAAGGCGGAGCTCGGCTACTGGCTCGGCAAACCTTACTGGGGCAAAGGGATCATGACGAAGATGGTCACAGAGATATGCGATCTGGCATTTCGTACATTTCCGATCGACGAGATCTTCGCCGAGCCCTATGAATGGAATGCTGCATCGCAAAGGGTACTCGAAAAGGCGGGCTTCGTATATGCCGGAGCTAAGGGAAAATCCCGGGTGTATACGCTTGCAAAGGTTCGAGCGTAA
- a CDS encoding Fe-only nitrogenase accessory AnfO family protein, whose protein sequence is MAKEIAVCCEDTDAVATLSATTHIKKFRREQGVWELVGVLPITLGDISGIADLRKAVASILELLDGCKILVASSFIGAAAYHLERNGIHLWESLDADLFSLDDILSKDEADQDVSETVETKHNFVTYLGNGVYQISLTEIQRQNGTITSKQILMPILSAGTFYELQIDCCHIPPWLEGELAGERFDSRVEPLTGSSKFRLFLTKKTCASGI, encoded by the coding sequence ATGGCAAAAGAGATTGCAGTATGCTGCGAGGATACGGACGCGGTCGCGACACTTTCTGCGACAACACATATCAAAAAGTTCCGGCGTGAACAGGGTGTCTGGGAACTTGTCGGCGTCCTGCCGATAACTCTCGGGGACATCAGCGGCATTGCTGATCTCAGGAAAGCAGTAGCATCGATTCTTGAACTGCTGGACGGCTGCAAAATTCTGGTTGCCTCCTCCTTTATCGGGGCGGCGGCATATCATCTGGAGAGGAACGGTATTCACCTGTGGGAATCTTTAGATGCTGACCTGTTCAGTCTCGATGACATCCTTTCCAAAGATGAAGCAGACCAAGATGTTTCCGAAACAGTTGAGACGAAACATAACTTTGTCACATACCTCGGGAACGGTGTCTATCAGATATCCCTAACCGAGATTCAGAGACAGAACGGCACTATCACCTCCAAACAGATCCTGATGCCGATTCTCTCTGCCGGAACGTTCTACGAACTGCAGATCGACTGCTGCCATATTCCCCCATGGCTGGAGGGCGAACTTGCGGGTGAGAGGTTCGACTCCCGCGTCGAACCACTCACTGGCTCGTCAAAGTTTCGGCTGTTCCTTACCAAAAAGACCTGTGCCAGCGGGATCTGA
- the nifH gene encoding nitrogenase iron protein, translating to MRQIAIYGKGGIGKSTTTQNTVAALAEAGRKVMVVGCDPKADSTRLLLNGLCQKTVLDTLRDEGDDIVLGDILKPGFKGTLCVESGGPEPGVGCAGRGIITSINLLESLGAYTPELDYVFYDVLGDVVCGGFAMPIREGKAKEIYIVASGELMALYAANNISKGIQKYANTGDVRLGGIICNSRQVDFELDLMTAFAKELGSHLIHFVPRDNIVQRAEINKKTVIDYDPICNQADQYRQLSMEINKNDKFVVPKPMCQDRLEELMMEFGILG from the coding sequence ATGCGTCAGATCGCAATTTATGGAAAAGGCGGTATCGGGAAATCGACAACCACACAAAACACAGTCGCGGCACTCGCAGAGGCGGGAAGAAAAGTCATGGTCGTCGGATGCGATCCGAAAGCAGACTCAACACGGCTGCTTCTGAATGGTCTTTGTCAGAAGACCGTCCTCGACACGCTGCGTGACGAGGGAGACGACATTGTCTTAGGAGATATCCTCAAACCTGGATTCAAAGGGACACTGTGTGTCGAGTCAGGAGGACCTGAACCGGGCGTTGGATGTGCCGGCCGGGGAATCATTACCTCAATCAATCTGCTCGAATCACTTGGAGCATACACGCCTGAACTCGACTATGTATTCTATGATGTACTCGGTGATGTGGTTTGCGGAGGATTTGCCATGCCGATCCGTGAGGGAAAAGCAAAGGAGATCTACATCGTCGCATCCGGAGAGCTCATGGCACTGTATGCAGCAAACAACATCTCCAAAGGAATTCAGAAGTACGCCAACACCGGCGACGTCCGTCTCGGCGGTATCATCTGTAACAGCCGTCAGGTTGACTTCGAACTCGATCTCATGACCGCGTTCGCGAAAGAACTCGGATCACACTTGATCCACTTCGTTCCAAGAGACAATATCGTCCAGCGTGCCGAGATCAACAAAAAGACCGTCATCGACTACGACCCCATCTGTAATCAGGCCGACCAGTACCGTCAGCTTTCCATGGAGATTAACAAGAACGATAAATTCGTCGTGCCAAAACCGATGTGTCAGGACAGACTCGAGGAACTCATGATGGAGTTCGGTATTCTCGGATAA
- a CDS encoding (2Fe-2S) ferredoxin domain-containing protein: MEKPKHHIFVCASFRLTGQQKGFCQGKDAAEIVQMIVEEIDNRGVSDEIMVSTTGCLNLCDQGPIVIVYPDNVWYGGVASEDAEDIVSAVLDGTVVERLVIT; the protein is encoded by the coding sequence ATGGAGAAACCCAAACACCACATATTCGTCTGTGCAAGTTTCCGGCTGACCGGCCAGCAGAAAGGTTTCTGCCAGGGCAAAGATGCCGCAGAGATTGTGCAGATGATTGTAGAAGAGATTGACAACCGCGGAGTCTCAGATGAGATCATGGTCTCTACGACAGGCTGCCTAAACCTGTGTGATCAGGGACCAATCGTAATTGTGTATCCGGACAATGTCTGGTATGGCGGTGTTGCGTCTGAAGATGCGGAGGACATAGTTTCCGCTGTCCTTGACGGCACCGTCGTGGAACGTCTTGTGATCACATAA